agaccgaatccggatccgaatagtaaaatgttggatccgttaaagccggatccggatccggatatcttgatttcttagtccggatatctggatccgtaagttttatcaataactatttttaaaatagtaatgtatatatatatataaactaattttatttaatatatttttatttttataatagtatatgtaaattttatgtaaattttgtaatattatacataaaaataattaaaaaatatatattttttttatttttaaatttttgttaatattttatatgtattaatattatttttatttattttaaggatccaaatccggatccggatattacaatttttagaaagatatccaacacccggatatccgagaaccccggatccggataagtaTAGTATAATTATGGATCTGCCGGATaaagatccggatccggataccttaaaattgtccggatacccgatccgtcccaggcctacCGTACGTGCCATTCACTGCCTTACTATATTCACTTGAACATTTGAGCTCAAACTGTAATTAGAGtaactcaaaacaaaacaaatttggaACTAgtctataagaagaagaaaaaaaagaaatcatctgatgaaaagaaaattaaattttatgggTCTATAACATAGGCAAAGGAACcggtcgtttttttttttttgtcaaccattgCATTTATATGAGTCCAATGGGCAAGTTTTACGAGCTAATTCAAGCCCATACAATTAACATTATTATGCCCAAAACGAAACCCAACAACTAAAGATCTCGATCCTTTCCATGATCGACACGTGCTTGTCAACGTGGCTTCGTTACTTCAGAATCGAGGAACGAGAAGCGGTGCCGGAAACCTCGCCGGACAAACCTCCAGTCTCTGCCTCCGATTCGCTTGAACAAGCTTGCATGTTCTTCTTCCTTCAAACTCCGAGGAACCAAAAGTCTTCTTCTCTAATCGTTAGAGATGAGTTCAGAGAAAGCTCCAGTAGAATCAATAACAGAATTTTGTCAGAACACTAGCCTATAGGGCAGCTCCAACTCTTCTGAATTCTGTATCAAATTCTCCAAAGCATATCCAAATCTCAGTTCTTGATTCCTATGGATACTTTGCCTAAACATGAAGCAAAGATTGATACCAactcaaaatcaaaaccaagCTTTCTAACAAAGAAGGGAATCGGTTCTCTAGGTCCAACGGCATAAAATTAATCGaaacagaaggagaagaaactcTGACTTTAACTTCCGATCAACACAAGGTCGGAGTTTTATTTAGGCTTCGAATGTTAAAAGCAGTTCAATCGGGACAGATCAAGCAGatcatgcagatcaagcaggacaaatgcagatcaagcaggacAAATGCAGATTAAGCGGGACAAGTGCAGATCAAGTGGATCATGCAGGAAAAAACCAGATTAAAccgatcaaataatttagtataacttatgaatgacaaaatcagttcaaaactatacatcatatattaaaacaataaaaatgacacctagatatctaaacaaatatctTAGTTGTTATAGGATCGCCTGAAATatctgtaaatattttataaaatacctatacttcttttattttcttatttaaaaaaataaaaaattatatgacaaaaaataataaatagagaaTGATAagtttttattgttaaaattgtaaataaaataaaataaaaatattatattcataaaactagataaatatatttttaaagttatgtgttgtaacaaagttatttattgaccaaaacaaaaaaaaagcagatcAATACCACTAAATGTTGGCGGATGAGATCTGCATCTCCtgtttttttcacaaaaagacaaaaaatattgaactgCATGCAGATCTCCTGTTTGAAATGCTTTTGCAAACAGAAAACGGTGAATGGTAAATGCAGTGCGGGAGAACTGCACTTGTCCCGCTCTTCCATTCGGACACTTATTCAAACCAACTCGGGTACAAAGAGAAACATGAAGCACGAACTCGAAATTGGTTTGAAAACAGTACAAAATCGTCTAAACGAAAATACAAAGTCGCCTAGCGAAAATCAAAATCGATCAAAGATCGAAAGTATATTACATACAAAAAAGTCGATTAAATCTCTCCCCCTTCTGAAATATGTGAAATTGTTAAGAAGGGATGGAGAGaaaattttctctctctataatagAGAGAGAATCTATGCCTATCTGTTTTAGATGTCGGGAACCGGTCGTTTAGACATCTCGATTTTATACAACAATTTTACTTGTAACTAGGGCACgatgaaaaattatataaataataaaggcataaatttatattttaacatagggcattatgcaaatttaaaaaatgtcaGACCGGCTCTGTCGATAACAAACTGATCTGGTCaaactaattaaattttatggGCCTATAACAAGACCGGATGTTTGGAATCTATGGTTGCACAGTAGATTTCTTGAAGCTGCTCAAAGCAAAAAAGATCAATTTTGCATCCGAAGAAAGAGTTGGGACCAgtaaaacaaacattttaacaatttttaaaaaatgttaaaagcaTATTCGCGTAGAGTCTAAAGTCTAGACTATGATTAAGGTAGATAAACCTTAATTAAAAGGCTATTAGGGACTCGTTTTGTTAGATTATGAGGTAAATGAAGCCAGTGGCAGAGCTATATGGTGGGGAggggggtcagctgaccccgtgatttttataaaaaaatgaaattcacTTATGCATGTTAGGTAGTTTTTAGATTATTTGGTGAAAAGCCTGAAGCTTGACCCTCTTAACTCAACATCAATTCTTTCTTTTGACCCATTTTTACATCTTCTAATGATATttacataattaatttaataaatgaccCATGTAAAATGTGATCTTGGCTCCGCCACCGAATGTAGCTCTTATCCTTTTATCTTTGACATGGTAAACAGAGCTTATCAAAAGCCTAAGAAATAcagtaaatttttattttagtttgtttcAAAAGAACGAATATGATGACGCATGGACGTATCTGCCTCCGCCAGTCATATCCGCTGGTGGTTTTTAAACAATGATTAGATACAGAAACATTGcaaaagattttgaaaatttcataaataatgatAACGTCATATCGTACTTGTCTGATTCATTTTATCGCAATTTTCAACCTCATTTCGTCATCATTGTTAGGTTGCTAAAAATATCTTCTCGATATCGCACATCTTTGAATTTCAAATTCTCTATCCAATTTCagttaacattttatttttaaaccttAATTCTCTACTGTAATGCATGAACTTTTTAAACAATTTCTTACTTTTCTGTTGTATAAATTTAGTTCACAAAAAGCATTTTAACATGAAGAGGTCTCGTGTgtagtaaaaaagaaaagtcAAAGACTACGAAATAGTAAGTAGTTAAAGTAGTCTCGTTAATAACTAGAAATAAATGTAACATTTTTTCCAAAagcaaaaatttacaaaaataagaaCGAGAAATAAATGaccaaatataaaaaagaaaagtcaAAGACTACGACGATCTCTTCTTTAAGGACGAAAATGACGTTTCTTTCTAATTATAGTATCTAAAATCCACCCGTTCTTGAGGAAACTGACGATCATAAGAACAAGAAGAGCGTTTTTCTTGTTGCGGTTGGACCATCCTCACGCCGCTAACGCTACTTCTAGCCGCCATAATCTCTTCAAGCGACAACTTCTTTTTATCAGGACGCTGTCTCGGCGCACTATGGGAACGCACCTTGGCCTTAAACGACAGCGTATTAGCCATATAGCTCGGTgacatcaaaccaggatgacttgGTCTAAAACAAGCGTCTCTACAAACGCTCTTTGCTGGCGAAGGTGGAGTGTAGTAGTAGTGATGATTATTCACTGCTGACGAATAGAATCTCGGCGTGTTTTGAGCCGTAGGAAACTTACATTTATCTCCTGGAAAACTCCACTCGATATCATCTCCATGTTCAGATACATCAACGTTCAGTCTCCTCGATCTTGACTTTGTCTTGTAAGTGTCAATCTCAACAATCTTGGGACTGGTCTCATTGTacgtgttgttgttgttatgttTCTCGACAGAGACTGATATTCTCTTGCTGTGGACCTCGCTTCTTGAATCATCAGATCTCTCCTATTATATATCAATCAATCCACCAAAAACATAAGTTTGACTATTTATAAAAGAATTGAGAGTAATAGAATTAGAAATGAAAGGCTCTTCTTACGAGAGAATGTCTAGGATGTATGTGTAACATGTTGTTGCGGTTGATGCGTTGAGAACGAACGCTAGTTTGTGCTCTGATGAGAGCTTGCATGCTATGAAGCGTTTCGGCGGGGCGTTTGCGGACTAAGTATCCTCTCACCAAAGCTTGTAACTTCACTATACCTTTCAACGCTCTTAACGCTTTCCTCgcctaaaaaaatattcaaatttaatattaaaaataataataataatcacatTGGAAAATAATCTAGCAAAGACATGTACAGTTACATTAAGGAGCGAGCAATGTACAGGCATGCTTCATGTCGAAAATGATGACAGAAAGAGTTTTTGGAGATAGTTTTGATAATTTACCAAATAGCCCTTGAAGATTGTTTGAATTTTAACGGCCGCCCACCGTTCCATTGTGGTCCCGGAATATCCTCCCGATCTTCCGTTACTTGTTAGCCTGACCACCGCGACGGCAGCTTGAGCCGCTGCAACTGCTGCGTCTGCGGCTGCGGCAGTGGCGGCAGCAACTGCAATAGCGTGTTTGTTCTGTTCTATGTCTGTTTCTGCCAAGTAGGTTCTGAGCCAGACAGAGTCTGCTTGGAGTGTTTTTCCGTAAACGAGGGACCCACCGGTTTCTCCTCTTCCGTCGCCGGAAACTGGGCTCTCTTTCTCTTTGCTCTTTTTCATACCGAAAATGCCCTTAAACCATCTCGATGCTCTGCCCATCTTCTTTCAGCCTCAAGAACGGCCAAAGATGTTTTCTTCgcgatttaaaaagaaaaaagaatcagAGAtgacaaatcacaaatacccaGAAGAACTTATCTGCAGAAAATGGagaggaaaacaaaatttatggCACTGAAACTGAAGACGATGTTTAGTGACGAAGCACCGTAAAAAACAAAGGAGAAAAGAACTGAAGAGCGAGAGAGATGGATGGAGCAATGGAATTACGTTCCTGAAAATATATATCAggttcacatttatatatatgagtattatttgaatttaaatttgagCAAAGGACAGATAggttaatttatataaaaaaaaatattacagtttATTTgttgggctttttgcaaaattgacctataacttaaagtcaaacacaaaactaacctctttttttttgaaaattggttttgccctattcaccccacaagttcatataatttacgaaaatgccatcaattttttttttctttttttttcgaaaatgacatttttactctctcaccctcatcatcttcaagtaattacaagattgtcattgtcatcaataccacaaccaccatgaacaaccaatttgaagctcttaatgctcccaaaatcgatttacccttcttcttttttcattcttgtgaactaaacacaacatatctctcactttctctccacaatgagctaaaaaaacccaagattttgattctaaattttttatggttcatagagtcatagaagctaacgattctgggtgggttactttcgtttgtgattctgtgtgcttggagaagccttatgtatgctaaggaacttatctcaccaatttaaggtatgacatcgagtttttttccagatctgttcgtcagacgacttacttgggaagtcgtctggctgtagacaacttacctggaagtcgtctggtcaacgcagatgttatttttgcaattgactttgaaatctgtaacctgagacgactgaaagttgaGTCGtctatttttgtttggtttcaaaaaaatttccaaagaacctagacgacttacatttcagtcgtcataggttagttttgcatttgactggataatttcagaagtttgacttccccagacgacttacatttcagtcgtctggcgaaaattaaaataacaatatttttttaaaagtagacgacttacagttaagtcgtcataggttagttttgcaattgaaaaaaaaacttcaaaatttaattatacacagacgacttataattcagtcgtccacgagacgacttacttgtaagtcatccaagatttttttccgagattctggtcaaacctcgtaaatcctggacgacttacatttcagtcgtctcgtggacgactgaattataagtcgtctgtatataattaaatct
The window above is part of the Brassica napus cultivar Da-Ae chromosome C3, Da-Ae, whole genome shotgun sequence genome. Proteins encoded here:
- the LOC111205383 gene encoding protein IQ-domain 26-like is translated as MGRASRWFKGIFGMKKSKEKESPVSGDGRGETGGSLVYGKTLQADSVWLRTYLAETDIEQNKHAIAVAAATAAAADAAVAAAQAAVAVVRLTSNGRSGGYSGTTMERWAAVKIQTIFKGYLARKALRALKGIVKLQALVRGYLVRKRPAETLHSMQALIRAQTSVRSQRINRNNMLHIHPRHSLERSDDSRSEVHSKRISVSVEKHNNNNTYNETSPKIVEIDTYKTKSRSRRLNVDVSEHGDDIEWSFPGDKCKFPTAQNTPRFYSSAVNNHHYYYTPPSPAKSVCRDACFRPSHPGLMSPSYMANTLSFKAKVRSHSAPRQRPDKKKLSLEEIMAARSSVSGVRMVQPQQEKRSSCSYDRQFPQERVDFRYYN